A part of Citrifermentans bremense genomic DNA contains:
- a CDS encoding PfaD family polyunsaturated fatty acid/polyketide biosynthesis protein, translating to MDQFSLQGDHTARSASLENLGSWHPATDAPPQKASTLRDALRYVRQPLYLVEKGGTVVPRLGGVVRLGAGNPGALPVAGYAPPCLPENLGDPSFCRDLGIRFPYVGGSMAKGISSAAMAEELGRAGMLGFFGAAGLPLATVSETADRLKASLGEIPFGFNLIHSPHEPELEKELAELYIKKGIRIIEASAFLALTLPLVRYRLHGIRRAADGTIVTPNRIIAKVSREELAAKFFAPAPEKLLRALVANGSITAEQAELAELVPLAQDVTAEADSGGHTDNRPALALFPTINALAAKLQRQYGYSCRLRVGLGGGVSTPASAAAAFSMGAAYVVTGSVNQACVESGTSDTVRTMLAGTRQADVTMAPAADMFEMGVTVQVLKRGTMFPMRAQKLYEIYRACNSLDDIPAAEREKLEKTLFLAPLADIWRDTRAFFEKRDPAQVERAERDPKHLMALVFRWYLGMAAHWAKDGLEPRRMDYQVWCGPAMGAFNEWASGSFLDAPDNRKVEAVALNILYGAAALNRANFLRSQGIELRMDEIAPQPLEIAQIKEYLC from the coding sequence TTGGATCAATTTTCACTACAGGGTGACCATACCGCTCGCTCTGCAAGCCTGGAGAACCTGGGATCGTGGCACCCCGCCACGGACGCCCCCCCTCAGAAAGCGTCGACGCTGAGAGACGCCCTCCGTTACGTACGCCAGCCGCTTTATCTCGTGGAAAAGGGAGGGACCGTTGTCCCGAGACTGGGAGGCGTCGTCCGTCTCGGCGCTGGAAATCCTGGCGCACTGCCGGTTGCAGGCTACGCCCCCCCCTGCTTGCCGGAAAACCTGGGGGATCCCTCTTTTTGCCGCGACCTGGGCATCCGCTTTCCCTACGTCGGCGGCTCCATGGCCAAGGGGATCAGCTCCGCGGCAATGGCCGAGGAACTGGGTCGCGCCGGGATGCTCGGCTTCTTCGGTGCAGCTGGTCTCCCGCTTGCCACCGTCTCCGAGACAGCCGACCGCCTCAAGGCCTCCCTGGGCGAGATTCCCTTCGGCTTCAACCTGATCCACTCCCCGCACGAGCCCGAGCTGGAGAAGGAGCTTGCCGAGCTCTACATCAAGAAGGGGATCCGCATCATCGAGGCCTCGGCCTTTTTGGCTCTGACGCTCCCCCTGGTCAGGTACCGGCTGCACGGCATCAGGCGCGCCGCCGACGGCACCATCGTGACCCCGAACCGCATCATCGCCAAGGTCTCCCGCGAGGAACTTGCGGCGAAGTTCTTCGCGCCGGCTCCGGAAAAACTTTTGCGCGCGCTGGTTGCCAACGGCTCCATCACCGCGGAGCAGGCCGAACTGGCCGAGCTGGTCCCGCTGGCGCAGGACGTGACCGCCGAGGCGGACTCCGGCGGCCATACCGACAACCGCCCAGCCCTCGCCCTCTTCCCGACCATCAACGCCCTGGCCGCGAAGCTGCAGCGGCAGTACGGCTACAGTTGCCGCCTGCGGGTGGGACTTGGCGGCGGCGTCTCGACCCCGGCCTCAGCGGCGGCCGCCTTTTCCATGGGCGCTGCCTATGTGGTGACCGGGTCGGTCAACCAGGCCTGCGTCGAGTCCGGTACCTCCGACACAGTGCGCACCATGCTCGCCGGCACCCGTCAGGCCGACGTGACCATGGCCCCCGCCGCCGACATGTTCGAGATGGGGGTCACCGTGCAGGTATTGAAGCGCGGCACCATGTTCCCCATGCGCGCCCAGAAGCTCTACGAGATCTACCGCGCCTGCAACAGCCTGGACGACATCCCCGCAGCCGAGCGCGAGAAGCTGGAGAAGACGCTTTTCCTGGCGCCGCTCGCCGACATCTGGCGTGACACCCGCGCCTTCTTCGAAAAGCGCGACCCCGCACAGGTCGAACGCGCGGAGCGCGACCCGAAACACCTGATGGCCCTGGTGTTCCGCTGGTACCTGGGCATGGCAGCGCACTGGGCCAAGGACGGCCTCGAACCGCGGCGCATGGACTACCAGGTCTGGTGCGGCCCCGCCATGGGAGCCTTCAACGAATGGGCCTCCGGCTCCTTCCTCGACGCCCCCGACAACCGCAAGGTCGAAGCCGTGGCCCTCAACATCCTGTACGGCGCGGCGGCACTTAACCGCGCGAACTTCCTGCGCAGCCAGGGTATCGAGCTCCGGATGGATGAAATTGCACCGCAACCTCTCGAAATCGCACAAATCAAGGAGTACCTTTGTTGA
- a CDS encoding arylesterase, translated as MFNLRFSALTILFATLLISCQKEKEPAVTATDKPAYSGTIVAVGDSLTAGQGVPETDAYPARLERKLNEAGYKWRVVNAGISGETSTGTLARIDWILKLQPDIVILETGANDGLRGQDPELTHRNIDRIVTTLQSKKVVVVLAGMQMLTNMGSPYRDKFLAIYPRVAKERKLILVPFFLDKVAGEENLNLSDGIHPNPQGYVIVTDTLYPYVVQAIKLKTGR; from the coding sequence ATGTTCAACTTGAGGTTTAGTGCCTTAACCATCTTATTCGCCACTCTTCTGATCTCATGCCAGAAGGAGAAGGAGCCTGCCGTGACCGCCACCGACAAGCCTGCCTACAGCGGAACCATCGTCGCGGTCGGCGACAGCCTGACCGCCGGACAAGGCGTCCCGGAGACCGACGCCTACCCCGCCCGCCTGGAACGTAAACTCAACGAGGCAGGGTACAAGTGGCGCGTGGTGAATGCCGGCATCAGCGGCGAGACAAGCACCGGCACACTCGCCCGGATCGACTGGATACTGAAACTCCAACCCGACATAGTGATCCTTGAGACCGGCGCCAACGACGGACTGCGCGGCCAGGACCCGGAATTGACCCACAGGAACATCGACCGCATCGTGACGACGCTGCAGTCAAAGAAAGTGGTCGTGGTCCTGGCGGGGATGCAGATGCTTACCAACATGGGCTCTCCCTATCGCGACAAGTTCTTGGCGATCTATCCGCGGGTCGCCAAGGAGCGAAAGCTGATACTGGTCCCGTTCTTCCTGGATAAAGTCGCTGGAGAGGAGAACCTCAACCTTTCGGATGGCATCCATCCCAATCCTCAAGGTTATGTCATTGTCACGGACACACTCTACCCGTACGTGGTTCAGGCCATAAAGCTCAAAACCGGGAGATGA
- a CDS encoding type I polyketide synthase, producing MKTDDLKPASSSNGTQLAIIGIGCLFPKADDRDAYWANIADGIDAITEVPETHWPVDAYYDENQKSPDRTYGRRGGFLSPVDFNPMEFNIPPNVLEAIDTSQLLGLVAAGQALKDAGYGPDRSFDKSRASVIIGVTGTLELVIPLGARLGHPIWRSALKDAGVDEATANDVVERISDSYVQWQENSFPGLLGNVVAGRISKQYDLGGTNCVVDAACASSFSALHLASMELASGKSDIVVTGGIDTFNDIFMYMCFSKTPALSPTGNAKPFDVSADGTILGEGLGLVVLKRLADAERDGDRIYAVVRGVGSSSDGKGDAIYAPSAAGQKNALLNAYKNADVIPQSIGLIEAHGTGTKVGDAVEMTALREVYGESELPWCCLGSVKSQIGHTKAAAGSAGLIKAALALHHKVIPPTIKVQTPQKEVVGEKSPFYLAREKRPWFPRPDVPRRAAVSAFGFGGSNFHVVLEEYRPEKKAADWDGNSQVLAFSGADAAALAAALDRVPTDATWSAVRELAYHSRASFDPKGAMRLALVVERGKTNIASLVKNAKAMLEKNSKSAWQTPDGAFFGCGAAGKLGMLFPGQGSQYTGMLNDLACRFPQLLDAISDANEGFTSTDGRRLSDLIYPPSAFDEESRTKQEEALRATQAAQPAIGAVSLGALHLLQSFGLEPQGVAGHSYGELTALCAAGRLDENALHALSRLRGELMGAGKGDKGSMLAVSAPLEKIAEVVAAEKLDLVIANKNAPTQAVLSGASAEIKRAVEVFKGRGLTCKELPVAAAFHSQLVADAATPFLAALDKIEMPKAKIPVYANTTAAVYPEDSAAAKAQLASQLAMPVEFVAEIEAMYAAGISSFVEAGPGNRLTGLVSAILADRPHTAVALDSSSGKRVGVADLGRCLAQLAVLGYGVKLAAWDEEYRPAPAGKKPLLSIPICGANYSKPKPKKPPVQPKPAAVAAPAAPQAATAQAPQPAYQAAPATPQQPVHQPAPAAAAAPQAALGESLRLAREGMAVLQRMQEDTAQLHRRFLEGQEVATRTFQTLLQQQQQLILGAPISPAALAPVAVPVQPQAPSYVAPAPVAAAVAPAVAAPAAKAAPAVAPAAPVAAPAPAPAATAAPAGADSARITQVLLAVIAEKTGYPVEMLELDMGMDSDLGIDSIKRVEILSTLQERLPGTPAIGPEHLGTLRTLGDIAGHLCVSAGSAAPAAAAVTAATAAPAAAPSGLAAEQITGTLLAVVAEKTGYPVEMLEFDMGMDSDLGIDSIKRVEILSTLQERLPGSPAIGPEHLGTLRTLGDIAGFLSASAVSAPSAAASPAVAAASGIAAGEVTSTLLAVVAEKTGYPVEMLELEMGMDSDLGIDSIKRVEILSTLQERLPGTPAIGPEHLGTLRTLGDIANYLAAGSAAAAAVSAPVASANPAAVPAQEITATLLSVVAEKTGYPVEMLELEMGMDSDLGIDSIKRVEILSTLQERLPGTPVIGPEHLGTLRTLGDIATYLASGSASAAPASAAPVDAPAQPAAPPAAASGDPARVMQTLLEVVADKTGYPVEMLEPGMGMDSDLGIDSIKRVEILSTLQERLPETPAIGPEQLGTLRTLGDIADFLAGVSSASAPAAQVSAAEATPTATPAAAPEPALAPVQAIQRSSVTPVELSADDEGEAIVLANDGEIWVTDDGSAFAAELCSILLEHGCSVRKVNAAQAQQTAPAGKLSGLVICAPTAGTDDTFLENAFQLVKNAAGALNESARTEGAVCVTVSRLDGAFGFGSGKSIKDPLSGGLAGLAKTAALEWPEVSCKAIDLGDFPHASAAASAVAIEMLRRGPVEVGLSGEGRCALQTVVLPSAPAPAEPAIKAGDVVVITGGGRGVTAVSAIALAKEYKPFLVLLGRSSEPEDEPAWLAGVSGEAEIKRTIMQNAPGKLHPREIEERFRAVMAGRELRDTLQKISAVGAEAIYRSVDIRDRSAMDLLLGEVRRAHGPIRGVVHGAGVLADRLIVDKTPEQFGQVYSTKVEGLRALLHATRNDELSFIALFSSSTGRFGRVGQVDYAVANEVLNKVAQAEARRRGDCRSVSINWGPWDGGMVTPALKKVFAAEGIGVIDLTEGGDFLAREISAAGSPVEIVAIAQLPEQKGAAAPAPSAAKSESLSEAFALTLTVPEFPFLRSHVLDGKAVVPMAVIVEWLAHGALHGNPGFRFHGFNDLRICKGVVFEDNTSFPLSVLAGRAVKKESFWLVPVELSSPGVNGKTILHARAEIVLATKHVEGIRSITEIPATAYAPHDGVIYNNERLFHGPDLHGIEHVDGCSAKGIAASVKGAPAPGKWIRRPLRSAWLTDPLVLDSAFQMMILWSFERFGAGSLPCFAGRYRQFQETFPKDGAQVVIRVTSENPRGASADMEFLDRNTGKLVARLEGYECVIDPSLKQAFQRNKLRTVSVALGAA from the coding sequence TTGAAAACTGACGATCTGAAGCCGGCCTCCTCCAGTAACGGAACTCAGCTTGCCATCATCGGCATCGGTTGCCTTTTTCCCAAGGCCGACGACCGTGACGCCTACTGGGCCAACATCGCAGATGGGATCGACGCCATCACCGAGGTCCCCGAGACCCACTGGCCGGTGGATGCCTACTACGACGAAAACCAGAAGAGTCCGGACCGCACCTATGGCCGGCGTGGCGGATTCCTCTCCCCCGTCGACTTCAATCCGATGGAGTTCAACATACCCCCCAACGTCCTGGAGGCGATCGACACCTCCCAGCTTTTGGGGCTCGTCGCGGCCGGTCAGGCTTTGAAGGACGCGGGGTACGGCCCCGACCGCAGCTTCGACAAGAGCCGCGCCTCGGTCATCATCGGTGTGACCGGCACGCTGGAGCTGGTGATACCGCTGGGCGCGCGCCTGGGTCACCCGATCTGGCGCTCCGCCCTGAAGGACGCAGGCGTCGACGAGGCGACCGCCAACGACGTCGTGGAGCGGATCTCGGACTCCTACGTCCAGTGGCAGGAAAACTCCTTCCCGGGTCTTCTGGGGAACGTGGTCGCCGGCCGCATCAGCAAGCAGTACGACCTGGGCGGGACCAACTGCGTCGTCGACGCGGCCTGCGCCAGTTCCTTCAGCGCTCTGCACCTGGCTTCCATGGAGCTCGCCTCCGGCAAATCCGACATCGTCGTGACCGGCGGCATCGACACCTTCAACGACATCTTCATGTACATGTGCTTCAGCAAGACCCCCGCCCTCTCGCCTACCGGTAACGCGAAGCCCTTCGACGTTTCCGCCGATGGCACCATCCTGGGCGAGGGGCTCGGGCTCGTGGTCCTGAAGCGCCTTGCCGACGCCGAGCGCGACGGCGACAGGATTTACGCGGTGGTGCGCGGCGTCGGTTCCTCCAGCGACGGCAAGGGTGACGCGATCTACGCCCCGAGTGCGGCAGGCCAGAAGAACGCGCTCCTGAACGCCTACAAGAATGCGGACGTCATACCGCAGAGCATCGGCCTGATTGAGGCCCACGGCACCGGCACCAAGGTCGGCGACGCCGTCGAGATGACTGCGCTGCGCGAGGTCTACGGCGAGTCTGAGCTTCCCTGGTGCTGCCTGGGCTCGGTCAAGTCCCAGATTGGCCACACCAAGGCCGCCGCGGGTTCCGCTGGTCTCATCAAGGCGGCGCTCGCGCTGCACCACAAGGTGATCCCCCCGACCATCAAGGTGCAGACCCCGCAAAAAGAGGTGGTCGGAGAGAAATCCCCCTTCTACCTCGCCAGGGAGAAGCGCCCCTGGTTCCCGCGCCCCGATGTCCCGCGCCGCGCAGCGGTCAGCGCCTTCGGTTTCGGCGGCTCTAACTTCCACGTGGTACTGGAGGAATACCGCCCCGAGAAAAAGGCCGCCGACTGGGACGGCAACAGCCAGGTACTCGCCTTTTCCGGCGCCGACGCCGCAGCGCTTGCCGCCGCGCTGGACCGGGTGCCCACAGACGCAACCTGGAGCGCCGTCAGGGAGCTCGCTTACCACTCCCGCGCGAGCTTCGATCCCAAAGGGGCCATGCGCCTCGCCCTGGTGGTCGAGCGCGGCAAAACCAACATCGCCTCGCTGGTGAAGAACGCCAAGGCCATGCTGGAAAAGAACTCCAAATCGGCCTGGCAGACCCCCGACGGGGCCTTCTTCGGCTGCGGCGCCGCCGGCAAGCTCGGCATGCTCTTCCCGGGACAGGGCTCGCAGTACACCGGCATGCTGAACGACCTCGCCTGCCGCTTCCCGCAGCTTTTGGACGCAATCTCCGATGCCAACGAAGGGTTCACCTCCACCGACGGCAGGAGGCTTTCCGACCTCATCTACCCCCCTTCCGCCTTCGACGAAGAGAGCCGCACCAAGCAGGAAGAGGCCCTGCGGGCGACCCAGGCGGCTCAACCCGCCATCGGCGCCGTGAGCCTCGGCGCGCTGCACCTCTTGCAATCCTTCGGCCTGGAGCCTCAAGGAGTCGCCGGCCACAGCTACGGCGAGCTGACCGCACTTTGCGCCGCAGGAAGGCTGGACGAAAACGCCCTGCACGCCCTGTCGCGTCTGCGCGGTGAGTTGATGGGCGCGGGAAAAGGGGACAAGGGGAGCATGCTGGCCGTCTCCGCGCCGTTGGAAAAGATCGCCGAGGTGGTCGCTGCCGAGAAGCTGGACCTGGTGATCGCCAACAAGAACGCCCCCACCCAGGCGGTCCTTTCCGGCGCCAGCGCCGAGATCAAGCGCGCCGTCGAGGTCTTCAAGGGTCGTGGCCTTACCTGCAAGGAACTTCCGGTCGCAGCCGCTTTCCACAGCCAACTCGTCGCTGACGCCGCCACCCCGTTCCTGGCCGCACTAGACAAGATCGAGATGCCTAAGGCGAAGATACCGGTCTACGCCAACACCACGGCCGCGGTCTACCCCGAGGACTCCGCAGCCGCCAAGGCGCAGCTCGCCTCCCAGCTCGCGATGCCGGTTGAATTCGTAGCCGAGATCGAGGCCATGTACGCGGCCGGCATCAGCAGCTTCGTCGAAGCAGGCCCCGGCAACAGGTTGACCGGGCTTGTCTCCGCCATCCTCGCCGACCGCCCCCACACGGCCGTCGCCCTCGACTCTTCCTCGGGCAAGCGCGTCGGCGTGGCCGACCTTGGCCGTTGCCTCGCGCAACTGGCCGTGCTTGGGTATGGCGTCAAGCTCGCCGCCTGGGACGAGGAGTACCGCCCGGCTCCCGCAGGGAAAAAACCGCTTTTGAGCATTCCCATCTGCGGCGCCAACTACAGCAAACCCAAACCGAAGAAGCCGCCCGTTCAGCCAAAACCGGCCGCCGTGGCTGCACCCGCCGCTCCGCAAGCGGCAACCGCGCAAGCACCGCAGCCCGCCTACCAGGCCGCGCCTGCTACGCCCCAGCAACCTGTTCACCAGCCCGCTCCGGCCGCAGCCGCGGCGCCACAGGCTGCACTCGGGGAATCGCTGCGCCTGGCGCGTGAAGGGATGGCGGTCCTGCAGCGGATGCAGGAGGATACGGCACAACTGCACCGCCGCTTCCTCGAAGGGCAAGAGGTCGCAACGAGGACCTTCCAGACCCTGCTCCAGCAGCAGCAACAGTTGATCCTGGGCGCCCCCATCTCTCCAGCAGCGTTGGCCCCGGTGGCCGTGCCGGTTCAACCCCAGGCCCCCTCGTACGTCGCCCCGGCTCCGGTTGCTGCAGCCGTTGCGCCTGCTGTGGCTGCCCCGGCGGCCAAGGCAGCACCCGCCGTCGCTCCGGCTGCGCCGGTAGCAGCCCCAGCCCCCGCTCCGGCAGCAACCGCAGCTCCCGCTGGAGCCGACTCTGCGCGCATCACCCAGGTGCTCCTGGCGGTGATCGCCGAGAAGACCGGGTATCCGGTCGAGATGCTGGAGCTCGACATGGGGATGGACTCGGATCTGGGCATCGATTCCATCAAGCGCGTCGAGATCCTCTCCACGCTGCAGGAGCGCCTCCCGGGCACCCCAGCCATCGGCCCCGAGCACCTGGGCACGCTGCGCACCCTGGGCGACATCGCCGGGCACCTCTGCGTCTCGGCAGGTTCCGCGGCCCCGGCTGCGGCAGCAGTCACGGCAGCGACCGCAGCGCCCGCCGCCGCGCCTTCCGGGCTCGCGGCCGAGCAGATCACGGGCACCCTTTTGGCCGTGGTCGCCGAAAAAACCGGCTATCCCGTGGAGATGCTTGAATTCGACATGGGTATGGACTCAGATCTGGGTATAGATTCCATCAAGCGGGTCGAGATCCTCTCCACCTTGCAGGAGCGCCTTCCCGGGTCTCCCGCGATAGGCCCCGAACACCTGGGAACCCTGCGCACCCTGGGGGACATCGCCGGGTTCCTTTCCGCCTCGGCAGTCTCCGCCCCGTCCGCAGCAGCCTCGCCTGCCGTCGCCGCGGCTTCCGGAATTGCCGCAGGCGAGGTCACCAGCACCCTTTTGGCCGTAGTCGCCGAAAAGACCGGCTACCCCGTGGAGATGCTGGAGCTTGAAATGGGTATGGACAGCGACCTCGGCATCGACTCCATCAAACGCGTCGAGATCCTCTCCACCCTGCAGGAGCGCCTCCCCGGCACCCCAGCCATCGGCCCCGAGCACCTGGGGACGCTGCGCACCCTGGGGGACATCGCTAACTACCTCGCTGCCGGTTCGGCTGCGGCTGCCGCCGTGAGCGCGCCCGTCGCGTCCGCAAATCCCGCTGCAGTCCCCGCTCAAGAGATCACCGCCACCCTTCTTTCCGTGGTCGCCGAGAAAACCGGTTATCCGGTTGAAATGCTCGAGCTTGAGATGGGGATGGACAGCGACCTCGGCATCGACTCCATCAAACGCGTCGAGATCCTCTCCACGCTGCAGGAGCGCCTCCCCGGAACCCCGGTGATAGGCCCCGAGCATCTCGGCACCCTGCGCACCCTCGGGGACATAGCTACTTACCTCGCTTCCGGCTCGGCCTCGGCTGCGCCTGCCAGCGCCGCCCCGGTAGACGCACCGGCTCAGCCCGCGGCACCCCCTGCCGCCGCATCCGGCGACCCCGCCCGCGTCATGCAGACCCTTCTTGAAGTGGTCGCCGACAAGACCGGCTACCCGGTGGAGATGCTGGAGCCGGGAATGGGGATGGACAGCGACCTCGGCATCGACTCCATCAAGCGTGTGGAGATCCTATCCACGCTGCAGGAGCGGCTCCCGGAGACCCCGGCCATAGGCCCGGAACAATTGGGCACCCTGCGCACCCTCGGGGACATCGCTGATTTCCTCGCCGGAGTGTCGAGCGCGTCAGCACCGGCCGCCCAGGTGTCTGCCGCTGAGGCAACCCCTACGGCAACCCCTGCGGCTGCGCCGGAACCGGCTCTGGCACCGGTCCAGGCGATCCAGCGCAGCAGCGTCACTCCGGTCGAGCTTTCCGCCGACGACGAGGGCGAGGCCATCGTGCTCGCCAACGACGGCGAGATCTGGGTCACCGACGACGGCTCGGCCTTCGCCGCCGAGCTCTGCAGCATCCTCCTGGAGCACGGCTGCTCGGTCCGCAAGGTGAACGCCGCACAGGCACAGCAGACCGCACCCGCCGGGAAACTCTCCGGCCTTGTGATCTGCGCGCCCACAGCGGGCACCGACGATACCTTCCTGGAAAACGCCTTCCAGCTGGTGAAGAACGCAGCCGGCGCTCTCAATGAGTCGGCCCGCACCGAAGGGGCCGTCTGCGTCACCGTCTCGCGCCTGGACGGGGCCTTTGGCTTTGGTTCCGGCAAGAGCATCAAGGACCCGCTTTCCGGCGGTCTGGCCGGGCTGGCTAAGACGGCGGCCTTGGAATGGCCCGAAGTCTCCTGCAAGGCGATCGATCTCGGCGACTTCCCGCATGCGTCAGCCGCCGCCAGCGCCGTCGCCATAGAGATGCTGCGCCGCGGCCCGGTGGAAGTCGGCCTTTCAGGTGAGGGACGCTGCGCCCTGCAAACCGTTGTGCTCCCCTCCGCACCGGCTCCGGCCGAACCCGCTATCAAGGCGGGGGACGTGGTGGTCATCACCGGCGGCGGGCGCGGCGTGACCGCGGTATCCGCCATCGCGCTTGCCAAGGAGTACAAGCCGTTTCTGGTGCTTTTGGGGCGCAGCTCCGAGCCCGAGGATGAGCCCGCCTGGCTTGCCGGCGTCTCCGGAGAGGCCGAGATCAAGCGCACCATCATGCAGAACGCGCCAGGTAAACTCCACCCGCGCGAAATCGAAGAACGCTTCCGGGCGGTCATGGCCGGGCGCGAGCTGCGTGACACCCTGCAGAAGATCTCTGCAGTTGGCGCCGAGGCGATCTACCGTTCGGTCGATATTCGAGACCGCAGCGCCATGGATCTACTCCTTGGCGAGGTGCGCCGCGCCCATGGGCCTATCCGCGGCGTGGTGCACGGCGCCGGGGTCCTCGCGGACCGGCTCATCGTCGACAAGACCCCCGAGCAGTTCGGGCAGGTCTACAGCACCAAGGTCGAAGGGCTACGCGCGCTCCTGCACGCGACCCGCAACGACGAACTGAGCTTCATCGCCCTCTTCTCCTCCTCCACCGGCCGCTTCGGCCGCGTGGGACAGGTGGATTACGCGGTCGCCAACGAGGTACTCAACAAGGTAGCCCAGGCCGAAGCGCGCCGCCGCGGCGACTGCCGCAGCGTCAGCATCAACTGGGGTCCCTGGGACGGCGGCATGGTCACCCCGGCCCTCAAGAAGGTGTTCGCAGCCGAGGGGATCGGCGTGATCGACCTCACCGAGGGTGGCGACTTCCTCGCCAGGGAGATCTCCGCCGCCGGCTCGCCGGTCGAGATCGTGGCCATCGCCCAGCTCCCCGAGCAGAAGGGCGCTGCCGCCCCGGCCCCCTCCGCGGCGAAGAGTGAAAGTCTCTCCGAGGCGTTCGCGCTGACCCTGACCGTCCCGGAGTTCCCGTTCCTGCGCTCGCACGTCCTGGACGGCAAGGCCGTGGTCCCCATGGCCGTCATCGTGGAATGGCTCGCCCACGGCGCGCTCCACGGCAACCCCGGCTTCCGCTTCCACGGCTTCAACGACCTGAGGATCTGCAAAGGTGTGGTCTTCGAGGACAACACCTCGTTCCCCCTGAGCGTCCTCGCCGGGCGCGCTGTCAAGAAGGAGTCCTTCTGGCTGGTGCCGGTCGAGCTTTCCAGCCCCGGCGTCAACGGCAAGACCATCCTCCACGCCCGCGCCGAAATCGTGCTCGCCACCAAGCACGTCGAAGGTATCCGCTCCATCACGGAGATACCGGCCACAGCCTACGCCCCTCACGACGGGGTGATCTACAACAACGAGCGACTCTTCCATGGCCCCGACCTGCACGGGATCGAGCACGTCGACGGCTGCTCCGCCAAAGGGATCGCCGCCTCCGTTAAGGGCGCGCCCGCACCGGGCAAGTGGATCCGCCGCCCCTTGAGGAGCGCTTGGCTCACCGACCCGCTGGTTCTCGACAGCGCCTTCCAGATGATGATCCTCTGGAGCTTCGAGCGCTTCGGCGCCGGGTCGCTCCCCTGCTTCGCCGGCCGCTACCGCCAGTTCCAGGAAACCTTCCCGAAAGATGGGGCCCAGGTGGTCATCCGCGTCACCTCGGAGAACCCGCGCGGCGCCAGCGCCGATATGGAGTTCCTGGATCGCAACACAGGAAAGCTCGTAGCGCGCCTTGAGGGATACGAGTGCGTCATCGACCCGTCTCTCAAGCAGGCTTTCCAGCGTAACAAGCTGCGGACCGTCTCCGTTGCACTGGGGGCGGCATAG